A window from Rhodocyclaceae bacterium encodes these proteins:
- a CDS encoding DUF3037 domain-containing protein, whose translation MSNKTAYTYTVLRYVHDIGTGEFLNVGVALLVPECHYVNARCRTTYKRLKDVFPSLDGDSFRSSMRHVTHEFEWFQAELNAETSVQATETGVMRFAHAVLGADDSSLQWSPMGAGLTADPGATLEQLYDRFVTAHEPRAQVPRRQDEDVWKRFSLELEKRQVLPHFVKKTIAVDDDQVEFKHAWKNGAWHCLAPVSFDLASADSIRDKAHKWLGQLTSVAKAKEKFKLYFLVAEPSQKDLRPAYESALSILAKSSVDQEVVPETGASELSERLAKEVRTHEKLLGRPMH comes from the coding sequence AAGACTGCCTACACCTACACGGTGCTGCGCTATGTCCACGACATTGGCACCGGGGAGTTTCTGAACGTCGGCGTAGCTTTGCTGGTCCCGGAATGCCACTACGTCAATGCTCGGTGCCGGACCACATACAAGCGCTTGAAAGACGTCTTCCCGTCACTTGACGGTGATTCGTTTCGCTCAAGCATGCGCCATGTGACCCATGAGTTCGAATGGTTTCAGGCGGAACTGAATGCGGAAACCTCCGTGCAGGCCACTGAAACGGGCGTGATGCGCTTTGCACATGCCGTGCTCGGGGCCGACGACAGCTCACTGCAGTGGTCGCCAATGGGCGCAGGGCTTACAGCCGACCCCGGCGCGACGCTCGAACAGCTCTACGATCGTTTCGTGACTGCGCACGAACCCCGCGCGCAGGTGCCGCGGCGGCAGGACGAAGACGTCTGGAAGCGGTTCAGCCTGGAACTCGAAAAGCGGCAGGTACTGCCGCACTTTGTAAAGAAGACGATCGCCGTGGACGACGATCAAGTCGAGTTCAAGCACGCCTGGAAGAACGGTGCTTGGCATTGTTTGGCGCCGGTGTCGTTCGATCTCGCGTCGGCGGATTCGATACGGGACAAGGCGCATAAATGGCTCGGACAACTCACCAGCGTGGCCAAGGCTAAGGAAAAGTTCAAGCTGTACTTCCTCGTGGCCGAGCCCAGCCAGAAGGATTTGCGCCCCGCGTATGAATCGGCGTTAAGCATACTTGCGAAGTCATCCGTCGATCAGGAAGTCGTGCCGGAAACGGGGGCCAGTGAATTGAGTGAACGCCTTGCGAAGGAAGTCAGGACACACGAGAAGCTGCTGGGACGCCCGATGCATTGA